A window of Candidatus Hydrogenedentota bacterium contains these coding sequences:
- a CDS encoding sodium:proton antiporter — protein sequence MEPNYLVALALLIVLGVGAQWIGWRVKIPSILFLLASGLLAGPVLGWIQPDKLFGDLLLPLVSVCVALILFEGGLTLRFRELAAVRTVFWRLVSLGALVTWGVTALAARYLIEVSWSVALLLGAILVVTGPTVIGPLLRHIRPTGKVGPLLKWEGIMIDPVGASLAVLVFEGITSDAGHAATGIPMGIAKTLAIGLGFGILGANALVLMIRRYWIPEFLQVAISLAMAIGAFALSNSLMEESGLLTVTIMGVWLANQNKISIRQLVEFKENLRVLLLAVLFVLLAARLDLAQLQELGIGGFLFVAVLILVVRPLSVYLCTLGTSMTRAERIFLCWMAPRGIVAAAVTSVFALYLREAGFEGAERMVPATFLVIGVTVLVYGLTAGPLAKKLGLAIANPQGSIIIGGHPIARQLAAVLQKEGLDAILVDSNWRNVTAARQEGLTAHLGDALSERLLDDLPLDRMGRVLALTGNYTVNALATLHFSEIFGRSETYQLATESSPRRSQDEAELPRHLRGRILFGESYPYRVLSERAWAGAKVKATALTAE from the coding sequence ATGGAACCCAATTATCTGGTGGCATTGGCATTGTTGATCGTGCTCGGCGTAGGGGCGCAGTGGATTGGTTGGCGTGTGAAGATCCCGTCCATCCTGTTTCTACTGGCCTCGGGATTGCTCGCGGGGCCGGTGCTCGGCTGGATCCAGCCCGATAAGCTCTTTGGCGATTTGTTGCTGCCGCTGGTCTCGGTGTGTGTTGCGTTGATCCTGTTTGAGGGCGGCTTGACGCTCCGTTTTCGCGAGCTGGCGGCGGTGCGCACGGTATTCTGGCGCCTGGTCTCGCTGGGTGCGTTGGTAACGTGGGGGGTGACGGCGCTTGCCGCGCGCTACCTTATTGAGGTGTCGTGGTCTGTCGCCTTGTTGCTCGGCGCCATTCTTGTCGTTACGGGTCCCACGGTGATCGGGCCTCTTTTGCGCCACATACGTCCCACGGGAAAAGTCGGCCCGCTCTTGAAGTGGGAGGGCATCATGATCGATCCGGTGGGCGCGAGTCTCGCCGTGCTGGTGTTTGAGGGCATCACCAGCGATGCGGGCCACGCGGCCACGGGCATACCGATGGGCATCGCCAAGACGCTGGCCATCGGCCTGGGTTTCGGTATTCTTGGGGCCAACGCGCTTGTGTTGATGATTCGACGCTACTGGATTCCCGAGTTTCTGCAGGTCGCCATCAGCCTGGCGATGGCTATCGGCGCCTTTGCCCTGTCCAACTCGTTAATGGAAGAGTCTGGACTGCTTACCGTTACCATCATGGGAGTCTGGCTGGCGAACCAGAACAAAATATCCATCCGACAACTTGTTGAGTTTAAGGAAAACCTGCGCGTACTTCTGCTGGCGGTCCTTTTCGTTCTACTGGCGGCGCGTCTCGACCTCGCGCAACTTCAAGAACTCGGCATCGGTGGTTTTCTATTTGTTGCCGTGTTGATACTTGTGGTGCGGCCCCTCTCGGTGTATTTGTGTACGCTGGGTACATCCATGACCCGCGCGGAGCGCATTTTCCTGTGCTGGATGGCGCCGCGCGGGATCGTGGCGGCGGCGGTGACTTCCGTGTTTGCGCTTTACCTGCGCGAAGCGGGATTTGAAGGGGCCGAGCGCATGGTTCCGGCCACGTTCCTGGTGATCGGCGTCACGGTGTTGGTCTATGGTTTGACCGCCGGTCCACTGGCCAAAAAGCTTGGCCTCGCCATCGCCAATCCCCAGGGGTCCATCATCATCGGAGGACACCCGATTGCCCGGCAACTGGCGGCGGTACTGCAGAAAGAAGGCCTGGACGCGATCCTCGTCGACAGTAACTGGCGCAATGTGACCGCCGCGCGCCAGGAAGGCCTGACGGCGCATCTGGGTGATGCGCTTTCGGAGCGGCTGCTGGATGATCTGCCTCTGGATCGGATGGGGCGCGTACTGGCGCTCACGGGAAACTACACCGTAAACGCACTGGCCACACTGCATTTTTCCGAGATTTTTGGACGGTCGGAAACCTACCAACTGGCGACCGAATCGAGTCCCCGCCGGAGCCAGGACGAAGCGGAGCTTCCGCGCCATCTTCGGGGCCGGATTCTTTTCGGGGAGAGCTATCCCTATCGCGTACTCAGCGAGCGGGCCTGGGCGGGGGCCAAAGTCAAGGCGACGGCGCTTACGGCTGAGTGA